A single window of Sphingobium sp. SCG-1 DNA harbors:
- a CDS encoding DUF6356 family protein has product MFQKLFLEHPRHVGESYLGHMHTAASFGARMMLGGVACMIHGLLPTLFVKTGSSTVRQLYSKMQPRAERASQASMPLPQFLPEYEI; this is encoded by the coding sequence ATGTTTCAGAAGCTTTTCCTTGAACATCCTCGCCACGTCGGAGAATCCTATCTCGGCCATATGCACACTGCCGCGTCATTTGGCGCGCGTATGATGCTGGGCGGCGTCGCCTGTATGATCCACGGGCTTCTGCCCACTCTTTTCGTAAAGACCGGTAGCTCGACGGTACGGCAACTCTACAGCAAAATGCAGCCTCGCGCAGAGCGCGCCAGTCAGGCGTCAATGCCTCTGCCGCAGTTTCTACCGGAATACGAAATCTGA
- a CDS encoding glutathione binding-like protein: MIDLYYWTTPNGHKVTLFLEEAGLSYNLHGINIGKGEQFASEFLAIAPNNRIPALVDHEPVEGSAPVSLFESGAILLYLAEKTGQFIPVDLHGRAEVLQWLFWQMGGLGPMAGQNHHFRNYAPEKIPYAIDRYVNETNRLYGVLNKRLADRRFVAGEEYSIADMAIYPWIVPYEAQGQNLDDFPNIRRWFDTIAARPATVRAYARAAEINPNPPGIRTEEERKILFGQKADTQPTTN; the protein is encoded by the coding sequence ATGATCGATCTCTATTACTGGACCACGCCGAACGGTCACAAGGTCACCCTTTTTCTGGAAGAAGCAGGCCTGTCGTACAATCTGCACGGCATCAACATCGGCAAAGGCGAGCAGTTCGCATCCGAATTCCTCGCAATCGCCCCCAACAACCGCATCCCCGCGCTAGTCGACCATGAACCGGTCGAGGGGAGCGCTCCTGTGTCTCTGTTCGAATCGGGCGCGATCCTGCTGTACCTGGCCGAGAAGACCGGGCAGTTTATCCCCGTCGATCTCCACGGTCGCGCCGAAGTGCTGCAATGGCTATTCTGGCAGATGGGCGGACTTGGTCCGATGGCCGGGCAGAATCATCACTTCCGCAACTATGCACCGGAAAAGATCCCCTACGCTATCGACCGCTACGTCAACGAGACCAATCGCCTTTATGGCGTTCTGAACAAGCGGCTCGCGGATCGCCGATTTGTGGCGGGCGAAGAATATTCGATTGCGGACATGGCAATTTATCCCTGGATTGTGCCTTATGAAGCACAGGGCCAGAACCTTGATGACTTTCCGAACATTCGTCGCTGGTTCGATACGATTGCCGCGCGTCCGGCGACGGTACGCGCCTATGCGCGTGCAGCGGAGATCAACCCGAACCCGCCAGGCATAAGAACCGAGGAAGAACGCAAGATCCTCTTTGGCCAGAAAGCCGACACTCAGCCAACGACGAATTGA